The Nocardia sp. BMG51109 nucleotide sequence GAGTTGGCCGAAAAGATCTCGGACATGCCGCAGTTCGGGCTGGCGCTGACCAAGAGGGCCGTCAACCAGTGCGAGGACCTGATGGGGATGCGCGCCGGCATGGACGCGGTATTCGGGCTGCACCACTTCGCGCACGCCCACAATGCCGAGGTCGGCGCCGACTCGCTGGGCGGGATGACCGCCAAGTCCATGAAGGCCAGCGCCGAAGCCGGCAACGCGAACCAGAAGGGTGGGAAGTAGATGGATCTCGACTACGACGCGCGCACCGAGGAATTCCGGCTCGAGGTCCGGGAGTTCCTGCGCGCCAACGTTCCCGCCACGCCGCTGCCATCGATGGACACCCGGGCCGGCTTCGAGGCGCACCGGGCCTGGGAGCACACGCTGGCCGAGGCTCGGCTGTCGGTGGTGTCGTGGCCCCGTGAACACGGCGGCCGGGATGCGTCGCTGCTGGAATGGGTGTTGTTCGAGGAGGAGTACTACGCCGCCGGGGCGCCCGGCCGGGTCAGCCAGAACGGCATCTTCCTGCTGGCTCCGACGCTGTTCGAGCACGGCACCCCGGAGCAGCTGGAGCGCATCCTGCCGCGCATGGCGCGCGCGGACGACATCTGGGCGCAGGCGTGGTCGGAACCCGAGGCCGGTAGCGACCTCGCCGGTATCCGCTCCACCGCCCGGCGGACCAACGGTGGCTGGGTGCTGAACGGGCAGAAGACCTGGAGTTCGCGTGCGGCGTATGCGGATTGGGCGTTCGGCCTGTTCCGCAGCGATCCGGAGGCGGAGCGCCACCGCGGGCTCACCTACGTGATGTTCCCGCTGTCCGCCGACGGGGTTACGGTCCGCCCGATTCCGCAGCTCGACGGGGAGCCCGGGTTCGCGGAGATCTTCCTGGACAACGTCTTCGTCCCGGACCGAGACGTGATCGGCACGCCGAACGAGGGCTGGCGAGTCGCGATGAGCACCTCCAGCAACGAGCGCGGCCTGTCGCTGCGCAGCCCGGGCCGGTTCAACGCGACCGCGCGGCGACTGATCGAGCTGTGGCGGAGCACCGCCGATCCGGCCGATACGGCGGCGCGAAATCGCGTGGTGGACGCCTGGATCGGCGCGGAGGCGTACCGGCTCAATACCTTGTCGACCGTCACCCGGCTGGCCGAGGGCGGCAAGCTCGGCGCGGAATCCTCGGTGAACAAGGTGTTCTGGTCCGAACTCGACATCGCCATGCACGAGACCGCCCTGGATCTGCTGGGTCCGGCCGCCGAACAGACGAGCGCCTGGACAGACGGCTACCTGTTCTCGCTGGCGGGCCCGATCTACGCGGGCACCAACGAGATTCAGCGCAACATCATCGCCGAACGCCTGCTCGGGCTGCCCAGGTAGGCGATCGGAGGATGTCGATGCACACGCGGAACGCCGCCGACCGGCGGGCCCTCGTCGCCACGCCGGCGGCGATACCCGGCACCCGAATCACACAGATCTGCACACGGAACGCCACCCAGCGCGGCGTGGCCCGTATCTCGGATTGGACCGCCCGATGAAGTTTGCCCTCTCCCCCGAACAACGGGATTTCGCCGACAGCCTCCGCAAGATGTGCGAAGCGGCCGGGACTCCAGGCATCGTGCGCGCCTGGAGCGGCGGAGATCACCGCGGCGGTCGCGGGCTGATCCGGCAGCTCGCCGGTGCGGGTGCGCTGGGCCTGATCATCGATGAGAACCACGGCGGCCTGGGCGCCGAGACCATCGACCTGGTGGTGGCGATGCGGGAGCTCGGGCGCGCGGCCGTGCCCGGACCGCTGGTGGAGACGGCGGCCGTGATTCCCACACTGCTGCAAGCGCTTCCGGATTCGGCCTCGGCGCGACGGTGGCTGCCGGCCTTCGCGGAGGGCCAGGCCCTGGGCACGATCACGCTCGCCCCGGACGCGCCCGCGGTCGACGCCGACACCGCCGAGGTGGTGCTGGTCGCCGACGGCGACCGGGTGTCCATCGGCCACCGGACCGACCCCGTCCGGTCGGTGGACGCGGCGCGGCGCCTGTTCACCGTCGCGGCGGATGAGGTTGTCGCCGAGGGAGATGCGGTACGCGCGGCCCTGGACGCCGCCTTCGACGCCGGGGCCCTGGCGACCGCGGCCCAGCTGCTCGGCGCCGGACGGGCGCTGCTGGACACCAGCGTCGCCTACGTCGAGCAGCGCCATCAGTTCGGCAAGCCGATCGGTCGATACCAGGCCGTCAAGCATCATCTGGCGAATGCGCTGATCGGCCTGGAGATGGCCGAGCCGCTGCTGAATCGCGCCGCGCTGAGCCTGGATTCGCCCGACCGCGCCCGCGACGTGTCGGCGGCCAAGCTCGCCTGCGCCGAGGCCGCCTACCGCACCGCCCGGATCGCCCTGCAGGTGCACGGCGCCATCGGCTACACCGCCGAACACGACCTGTCGCTGTGGCTGGCCA carries:
- a CDS encoding acyl-CoA dehydrogenase family protein, whose product is MDLDYDARTEEFRLEVREFLRANVPATPLPSMDTRAGFEAHRAWEHTLAEARLSVVSWPREHGGRDASLLEWVLFEEEYYAAGAPGRVSQNGIFLLAPTLFEHGTPEQLERILPRMARADDIWAQAWSEPEAGSDLAGIRSTARRTNGGWVLNGQKTWSSRAAYADWAFGLFRSDPEAERHRGLTYVMFPLSADGVTVRPIPQLDGEPGFAEIFLDNVFVPDRDVIGTPNEGWRVAMSTSSNERGLSLRSPGRFNATARRLIELWRSTADPADTAARNRVVDAWIGAEAYRLNTLSTVTRLAEGGKLGAESSVNKVFWSELDIAMHETALDLLGPAAEQTSAWTDGYLFSLAGPIYAGTNEIQRNIIAERLLGLPR
- a CDS encoding acyl-CoA dehydrogenase family protein; this translates as MKFALSPEQRDFADSLRKMCEAAGTPGIVRAWSGGDHRGGRGLIRQLAGAGALGLIIDENHGGLGAETIDLVVAMRELGRAAVPGPLVETAAVIPTLLQALPDSASARRWLPAFAEGQALGTITLAPDAPAVDADTAEVVLVADGDRVSIGHRTDPVRSVDAARRLFTVAADEVVAEGDAVRAALDAAFDAGALATAAQLLGAGRALLDTSVAYVEQRHQFGKPIGRYQAVKHHLANALIGLEMAEPLLNRAALSLDSPDRARDVSAAKLACAEAAYRTARIALQVHGAIGYTAEHDLSLWLAKVTALQSVWGTADFHRARVGAALRAESEALG